One segment of Brassica napus cultivar Da-Ae chromosome C3, Da-Ae, whole genome shotgun sequence DNA contains the following:
- the LOC106388838 gene encoding prolyl 4-hydroxylase 2, with protein MSRGRLVLLFVALFLVQLQSSTSLISSPSSIINPSKVKQVSSKPRAFVYEGFLTDLECDHLISLAKENLQRSAVADNDNGESQVSEVRTSSGTFISKGKDPIVSGIEDKLSTWTFLPKENGEDLQVLRYQHGQKYDAHFDYFHDKVNIARGGHRIATVLMYLSNVTKGGETVFPNAVESSRRKLSVNKDDLSDCAKKGIAVKPRKGDALLFFNLHEDATPDTLSLHGGCPVIEGEKWSATKWIHVDSFDKIVTHDGNCTDVNESCERWAVLGECAKNPEYMVGTPELPGNCRRSCKAC; from the exons ATGTCTCGCGGCAGATTGGTGTTGCTCTTCGTTGCTCTCTTCCTCGTCCAGCTTCAGTCATCAACTTCTCTGATTAGTTCTCCAAGTTCCATCATCAACCCTTCTAAAGTCAAACAGGTTTCTTCAAAACCCAG GGCATTTGTGTATGAAGGTTTTCTAACGGACTTGGAATGTGATCATCTGATCTCACTT gCGAAAGAGAACCTGCAGAGATCTGCAGTTGCTGATAATGATAACGGAGAGAGTCAAGTTAGTGAGGTTCGGACCAGCTCCGGCACATTTATCTCCAAAGGAAAG GATCCTATTGTCTCTGGAATAGAGGACAAGCTCTCTACATGGACATTCCTCCCAAAAG AAAATGGAGAAGACCTTCAGGTGTTGAGATATCAGCACGGTCAAAAATACGACGCTCACTTTGACTACTTCCACGACAAAGTCAACATCGCCCGTGGTGGACACCGCATAGCAACGGTTCTCATGTATCTATCCAACGTCACAAAGGGTGGAGAAACTGTCTTCCCTAATGCAGTG GAATCTTCTCGCCGCAAGCTTTCTGTAAACAAAGATGATCTTTCTGATTGTGCAAAGAAAGGAATCGCTG TGAAACCGAGGAAAGGAGATGCACTGTTGTTCTTCAACCTCCACGAAGACGCAACTCCAGATACATTGAGCCTTCACGGAGGTTGTCCTGTGATTGAAGGAGAGAAATGGTCAGCAACTAAGTGGATCCACGTGGACTCGTTCGATAAGATTGTGACGCATGATGGTAACTGTACGGATGTAAATGAGAGCTGTGAGAGGTGGGCGGTGCTTGGAGAATGCGCAAAAAACCCAGAGTATATGGTGGGAACTCCAGAGCTCCCTGGAAACTGCAGACGTAGCTGTAAAGCTTGTTAA